One Desulfovibrio sp. ZJ209 genomic window carries:
- the mltG gene encoding endolytic transglycosylase MltG, protein MKTFFRFMLLLILVAAAGGVWLWHEAQVFLETAAGQPGEQVIFDVPPGAHLNKIADDLQKRGLITSARNFALLARWKKQENRLQAGRFALEGGSKPEAVLEALVNGRPVLQRVTVPEGLTWWQTGRLLESEGLVRFEDFREAVTDPEFLRHYGIPFATAEGFLMPDTYLLKPPDAAAQAAGGEGAAQAARAQARAVAGRMIDNFWRKAAPLWPDGAGREGVAARPPAPELRKWVTLASIVEKETGLPQERARVAGVYENRLGRGMLLQADPTVIYGLGPAFDGNLRRSQLDDAANAYNTYQRAGLPPGPIASFGTAALNAAIRPEAHGYLYFVARTDGGEHQFSATLQEHNRAVREYLRQRRAARRGTP, encoded by the coding sequence ATGAAGACCTTTTTCCGCTTCATGCTTCTCCTTATCCTCGTGGCCGCGGCCGGCGGCGTGTGGCTCTGGCACGAGGCCCAGGTCTTTCTCGAGACGGCGGCGGGGCAACCGGGCGAGCAGGTCATCTTTGATGTGCCGCCCGGCGCGCACCTCAACAAGATCGCCGATGACCTCCAAAAGCGCGGCCTCATCACCAGCGCGCGGAACTTCGCCCTGCTCGCGCGCTGGAAAAAGCAGGAAAACCGCCTCCAGGCCGGGCGCTTCGCCCTTGAAGGGGGCTCAAAGCCCGAAGCCGTGCTGGAGGCGCTCGTCAACGGCCGGCCGGTGCTCCAGCGCGTCACCGTGCCCGAGGGGCTGACGTGGTGGCAGACCGGGCGGCTGCTCGAAAGCGAGGGCCTTGTCCGCTTCGAGGACTTCCGCGAAGCCGTCACCGACCCCGAATTTCTCAGGCATTACGGCATCCCTTTCGCCACGGCCGAGGGCTTCCTCATGCCCGATACCTATTTGCTCAAGCCGCCGGATGCCGCCGCGCAGGCGGCCGGGGGCGAGGGGGCAGCGCAAGCGGCGAGGGCCCAGGCGCGCGCCGTGGCCGGGCGGATGATCGACAATTTCTGGCGCAAGGCCGCGCCGCTCTGGCCCGATGGCGCCGGGCGCGAGGGCGTGGCCGCGCGGCCCCCGGCGCCGGAGCTCAGGAAATGGGTGACGCTGGCCTCCATCGTGGAGAAGGAGACCGGCCTCCCGCAAGAGCGCGCGCGCGTGGCGGGCGTGTATGAAAACCGCCTCGGCCGGGGCATGCTCCTTCAGGCGGACCCCACGGTCATCTACGGCCTCGGGCCCGCCTTTGACGGCAATTTGCGCCGGAGCCAGCTCGACGACGCGGCCAACGCCTACAACACCTACCAGCGCGCCGGGCTGCCGCCCGGGCCCATCGCCTCCTTCGGCACGGCGGCGCTCAATGCGGCCATCCGGCCGGAAGCGCACGGCTATCTCTATTTCGTTGCCAGGACAGACGGCGGCGAGCACCAGTTCTCCGCCACGCTCCAGGAACACAACCGCGCCGTCCGCGAATACCTGCGCCAGCGGCGCGCCGCCCGACGAGGCACGCCATGA
- the ruvX gene encoding Holliday junction resolvase RuvX produces the protein MRFAGIDYGLARTGLAVSDPEGRVAFPLATFHLEDFTGRSALLDALADRIREEGAGAVVMGLPLLLDGGESLTTRQVRNVTARLKRRLELPIYYMPELLSSEEAAQDLREAGLSREKARAVLDRQAAARILASFLAEPEERRRLA, from the coding sequence GTGCGCTTCGCCGGCATCGACTACGGCCTCGCCCGCACGGGCCTCGCCGTTTCCGACCCGGAGGGGCGCGTGGCCTTTCCGCTCGCCACCTTCCACCTTGAGGATTTCACCGGCCGCTCGGCCCTTTTGGACGCCCTTGCCGACCGCATCCGGGAGGAAGGGGCCGGGGCGGTGGTCATGGGCCTGCCCCTGCTTCTGGACGGCGGCGAAAGCCTGACCACCCGCCAGGTGCGCAACGTGACGGCGCGCCTCAAGCGCAGGCTCGAGCTCCCCATCTACTACATGCCGGAGCTGCTCTCCAGCGAGGAGGCCGCGCAGGACCTGCGCGAGGCCGGCCTTTCGCGCGAGAAGGCCCGCGCCGTGCTCGACCGGCAGGCCGCGGCGCGCATCCTCGCGTCCTTCCTGGCCGAGCCCGAGGAACGGCGGAGGCTTGCATGA
- the trpS gene encoding tryptophan--tRNA ligase translates to MSEKPRTVSGMRPTGPLHLGHYFGVLRNWIDLQEREQAFFFVADWHALTSDYADPSAIRRNIDEMVKDWVAAGLDPEKCVIFRQSDVKEHAELSLLLSMITPVSWLERNPTYKEQQQQISNKDLGNAGFLCYPVLMAADILMYRPHGVPVGEDQLPHMELTREIARRFNYLYGETFPEPQALLTPAAKCPGLDGRKMSKSYGNGISLSEPMDSIRDKVRGMFTDKARLRKSDPGDPDICNLFPYHVLLASPEEQMEIRRGCTSATLGCVDCKKIFLKNLAAFLEPLQERRAKLDDKAVANILAQGGDRARAFAATTMSAVREKMGL, encoded by the coding sequence ATGAGCGAAAAACCGCGCACCGTCTCGGGCATGCGGCCCACCGGGCCGCTCCATCTGGGCCACTATTTCGGCGTGCTCAGGAACTGGATCGACCTGCAGGAGCGCGAACAGGCCTTCTTTTTCGTGGCCGACTGGCACGCGCTGACGAGCGACTACGCCGACCCCTCGGCCATCCGCCGCAATATCGACGAAATGGTCAAGGACTGGGTGGCCGCCGGCCTCGACCCGGAAAAATGCGTCATCTTCCGCCAGTCGGATGTCAAGGAGCACGCCGAGCTCTCGCTTTTGCTCTCCATGATCACGCCCGTCTCGTGGCTGGAGCGCAACCCCACCTACAAGGAACAGCAGCAGCAGATCAGCAACAAGGACCTCGGCAACGCGGGCTTTCTCTGCTACCCGGTGCTCATGGCCGCGGACATCCTCATGTACCGGCCCCACGGCGTGCCCGTGGGCGAGGACCAGTTGCCGCACATGGAGCTCACCCGCGAGATCGCGCGCCGCTTCAACTATCTCTACGGCGAGACCTTCCCCGAGCCGCAGGCCCTGCTCACGCCCGCGGCCAAGTGCCCGGGCCTCGACGGCCGCAAGATGTCCAAGAGCTACGGCAACGGCATCTCGCTTTCCGAGCCCATGGACAGCATCAGGGACAAGGTGCGCGGCATGTTCACGGACAAGGCGCGGCTGCGCAAGTCCGACCCCGGAGACCCGGACATCTGCAACCTCTTCCCCTACCATGTGCTGCTCGCAAGCCCGGAGGAGCAGATGGAGATTAGGCGCGGCTGCACCTCTGCGACCCTGGGCTGCGTGGACTGCAAGAAGATCTTTCTCAAGAACCTCGCGGCCTTCCTGGAGCCCCTGCAGGAGCGGCGGGCCAAGCTCGACGACAAGGCTGTGGCCAATATCCTCGCGCAGGGCGGCGACCGCGCCCGGGCCTTCGCGGCCACGACCATGAGCGCGGTGCGGGAAAAGATGGGGCTCTAG
- a CDS encoding site-2 protease family protein has product MFDFDISQALRLLAIAFVPALLGIILHEVAHGWVAERCGDPTARQLGRLTLNPLPHIDPAGLAVFGLTSLSGAFVFGWAKPVPVDPRNFRNPHRDMMLVALAGPMTNFALAVLFGLGLWAAVHVLPFAELRGSRAYIFALSSLQAGVVINFGLGWLNLLPIPPLDGSKILAYFLPGEWAWRYMNLGRYGFAILLVLLATGLLGKLLGPLVSGSSLGLLGLLGF; this is encoded by the coding sequence ATGTTCGATTTTGACATTTCCCAGGCCCTGCGCTTGCTCGCCATCGCCTTCGTGCCCGCGCTGCTCGGCATCATCCTCCACGAGGTGGCCCACGGCTGGGTGGCCGAGCGCTGCGGCGACCCCACGGCCCGCCAGCTCGGGCGCCTGACCCTCAATCCCCTGCCGCACATCGACCCCGCGGGCCTCGCCGTCTTCGGGCTCACCAGCCTTTCCGGGGCTTTTGTCTTCGGCTGGGCCAAGCCCGTGCCGGTGGACCCGCGCAATTTCCGCAACCCGCACCGGGACATGATGCTGGTGGCCCTGGCCGGGCCCATGACCAACTTCGCGCTCGCCGTCCTTTTCGGGCTCGGGCTCTGGGCGGCGGTGCATGTGCTGCCCTTTGCCGAGCTGCGCGGAAGCCGGGCCTACATTTTCGCCCTGTCCTCGCTCCAGGCCGGGGTGGTCATCAATTTCGGCCTCGGCTGGCTCAACCTGCTGCCCATCCCGCCGCTGGACGGCAGCAAGATCCTGGCCTATTTTCTCCCCGGCGAGTGGGCGTGGCGCTACATGAACCTCGGGCGCTACGGCTTTGCCATCCTGCTCGTCCTTTTGGCCACGGGCCTGCTCGGCAAGCTGCTCGGGCCGCTCGTGAGCGGCAGCAGCCTGGGCCTGCTCGGCCTTTTGGGCTTCTGA